The Parus major isolate Abel chromosome 27, Parus_major1.1, whole genome shotgun sequence DNA segment agcagggacaggcagtggGTGGCCCTCCCGGCAGTGCACTGAGTGTGTCAGGCCTCAGCCAGACGGGTGGACACAGGTGAAGGGACACCTGGGTGGCACCAGGGACAAAGGCcaaggggctgggggtgccaaGCCGCATCCCCCGGAGCCTCAGGTCACATCCCTCGGGAGCGGCTCCAGCGCTGCCATCGCACAGCTCAGCCGCTCCCACCAGCCCCGGGGACCCCGGTGAGGGGCACCCTGGGGTGCTCCCGCCATCCCCGGGTGCTCCAATCCCTGGGGACCCCCATCCCACCTCCCGGGTGCCTTTGGAGACCCCCACCCCGAGAAGCAGCgcccccaccccagccccgAGCTGGGGGGAGCCCGGCAGGGAGTGGATTTGGGGAGATGGGGAGGGTCTCCATGGCGACAGAGCGCGATGACGACAGTCGCCATGGCGAGGCTGCGTGGCCCGGCCCGTTGCCATGGCGATGCGCCTGGCACAGCGAGTCGCCATGGAGATGGCCGAGGGATGGAGCGGTCCCCATGGCTCGGGGACccgggctgggatgggatgggggaaAGGGGGTGACCCGGGGGCTGagccccccaaaccccacaCGGGGCCTCGCCGGTGCCGCCGCCCGCCCGGTGCCGCCTCGTGCccggtgccgccgccgccgcccgggaTCATTTTCACGAGGCTTTTCCACTCCAGTTCACACTCCCATCTGACAGGCCCAACTTCTCATTTTCAGAGTAATCACTCCACTGCACTAATTGCACATGCAAATATGCAAATTCGTATTAATTAATTACTATACTAATTAGTTCTGTGGTATTTGCGAGTAATAAATCATTCGGAGGGAGCGGGAAGCTGGAGACCTGGCCCATTTACACTTCGCATAAAAATTTAATAGGCGCTCCGGCTGATCCGGGACAGCCGCGCCACCGCACTTAAAGGGACAGAGCTGGCCTGGCACGGCGTGGGGGGCACCGGCCCCCCCGGCCCCACCGCAGCGAGGGGGTCAGGGCGTGCAGAGTGGGCGGGGAAAGGCAAAATTGGGGAAAAGCACCGGGGAGGAGGAATAGGGGTGGTTTGGGGGCGTGTGATGTGAGGGGGGTGATGGATGTGGTGGGCTCGGTGGTTTCCTcgtggggaaactgaggcagggaggaCAGGCTGGTCCCCACGCTGCACCCCAGTGTGGGGGGGTCTTGCCTCGCCTGGTGGTGTCAGACCCCTCCTGGCACTGAAGGATGGGGTACCCGGTGGGGTCACCCTGCTTGGCAGCCGGGTGGGCTCTGACCGGGCACCGCTGCTGCACTGGCACGGTGACCACGCCACAACGGTGACCACACCAACACTGCCACCAGACTGGCACCGTGACCACACTGCCACCATGATTGTGCCAGCATCACCACTGTGACCACACCAACACTGCCACCAGACTGGCACTGTGACCGTGCCAGCATCACGACTGTGACCACACCGGCACAGTGACCAGATGCCACCACACGCCAACACGGTGACCGCACCATCACAGCGACCACATTGGCACCGTGCTCGCTCTGGCACCGCCACCACGCCAGCACCGTGACCGTGCCAGCACAGTGACCACGCTCTCAGGGTGACCATGCTGGCACCACGACCAGGCTGGCACCGCCACCACTCTGGCACTGTGACCATGCCAGCACAGTGACCACGCTCTCAGGGTGACCATGCTGGCACCACGaccaggctggcactgccaccacgCTGGCACTGTGACCATGCCAGCACAGTGACCACGCTCTCAGGGTGACCACACTGGCACCACGACCAGGCTGGCACCGCCACCACGCCGGCGCCGCGCTCGCGCCAGCTCGGCGCAGCCGCTCCCCGCTGCCACCTTGGGGGATTTTGCGAGCCTTTAATTGTCGTAAGCACAGATTAATTAAGCAGCGATAAACACAAACCCATGCATTATTGATGAATAAGGGTGAGTTCAGGTTGGTGCGATCGGTGTAATTAAATATAAACCTCAAGCTGCCCATTGTTAACGGACAAATTACATTACTATTGCGACACGTGTCGGGGCGCCGCGGACGGCGAGGGGCTCACGCCCTTGCACCTCCACCCACAGCCTCCGGAGAGGGGGTGTGGGACAGGAATGGGGACCCCCCAGTGCCGGGGTCGGGCCCTTTCCCATCCTGGATCCGTGTGCAGCAAGGATGGTGCTCCATAGGCCCAGGGACACATCACCAGCCCACGGATCCGTGCAGACGGCAGGAGAGATGGGGGGTCCCCGCAGGACCCCGCTGGGGTGTGGGGATGTGTGGGGGCTGTGGAcggcacagccctgccccacacACGGATGCACACACGGATGCACACGCATGAACATCTCTGGCACACACGTGAGCACACGCGTGCCCGTccctggcacacacacacatccacacacagCCAGGCTCCTCCTTCCTTGTTCCCTCCTCCCGTACCCAAACACccccctggcagcagggaacCCCCCCTCACCGTGTCCCCACATCCCCGACCCCCCCCTGCATGACCGGAGCCCCCCCGTGGGCATCACACGgtcccctgtgtccctctggGACCCCCCTGTGCCAGGCACCATGGCCGTGTCCCCTCCCCGCAGGCACCGGGCTCTCCCCGTTGAGTCCCCGGGGACACCCCCGCACCTCCACGGGGACAAGTGACAATGACCCCGGGGGGCTGCGGGAGAGTGGCGAGCCCGGCTGTGCCCCCCTGGCCCCCCTCGCCCGGCGCGGGGTGGGGGTGCCAGCTGGAAGCTATTTATTAACCAGTCATGGTTAAATTGGTTTATAAATTAACAGATGTTTTaactttattctttcttctggGAATGGAGGCAGCAAACTGGTCTGTGCTGGCGGCCGGGACCCCCCCGGGGGGGGTCAGAGATGGGAGTAGggggagtggggctgggagccccCCCTTCAGCCCACCCTGGCAGGGATCCGGGGGGGCACCAGGATGAGTTTTGGGCTCCCTTGGTGTCCCACCTCCGCAGGGAAGGGAGCGGGTGAGGCTTCAGCCTGTAGAGGCCTCGTGCTACAGGTGGGTAAACTGAGGCACGTGATGTCCCCCAAGCAGAGGAGACCCCCGGGCTGCCTCTCCGAGCCTCAGCATTGCACCCCTTCCCTCCTGGAACCCCCCCAGACTTGCCCACGCCCCATTCACCCTTTATCCTCCCGGTATTCCCCCACAAAGTTCTCCCGTCCGAGGCTTGACCTCGTGCACACCCTGGCACCGGGCATGAACCcccccaaagcagcacagccctcctTGGGTGGGTGCCCACCCCGGGGGTTGTCTCAGGaccccccagtgcccccagccccCAATCCCACCCCACGGTGTGGGTGCGAGGCTCGGCACGGGCCGGTGGCCGGTGGCTGCCAACCAGGACGGCTCCGCTCCGGCCACCCTGTGCCAAAGCCCTTGAGCCGCTGCCCGGCCCACGCTGCCGTGCCAGCCCCGGTGGCCGTGCCAGGCTGGCCATGCCAGCGTCGGCAGTGACATCTGCCACCGCGTGCCGCGGAGCCCACGGGCACACGGGGCTGGTGAGGGCACCGATGGCACCGGGACCGGGCACAGCCAGGGGCGGCCGGGGGAACgcagccccctgcccaccctgctgggGGTTCAGGGGTGCGGCTCCTCCTCGTCGTGCTTGGTGTGGGGACACAATACTCCATCCTGCCGGGAATCCAGGGAATTCAGGGACACAAACCCTCCTCGGGCCAGCCTTGGAGCCCCCACACTTTTCCTGGGATAGGGTTCTGCAGACCACCCCCCATAATGCTAAAGACGTGGGATTGGAGCCCCCCGATCGCGGTGGGCTATAGGGGTGCAGCCCCCCAGTCCTGCCAGCGCCGGgcagtgcctcagtttccccatggcaccccccagtgctgcccagtgACCCTGAACAGCGCAGTGGgtgccccttccccagccccccATGAAGCCCCATTTAGGAAAGGTCCCTCCCAGGTCCCCgttccctctgcagccccccagGGTGGTCGCTGGGGGGGTTCCCGGCAGCGAAGGGGTTAAGCCCCTTGCGTACCCCCCCCCTTCTCCCACCGCCCCCTCGGGCTCCCACGCGTGCTCTGCTCCCACGCGTGTTCCCACTCCCGGCATCTCCTCTGCACCCAGGGGAGCACCGGCCCCCACCCGCCGCCCCcgctgcagctcctggggggcGGCGGCACCCACCGGGGGtcttggggtgctggggggttCTCGGGGGGCTCTGCCcagggggagctgggaggggacacaccGGAGCGGGGTGAGGGACACCCCCACGGGGCCGGGCGGGGATACCGGgctgaggggagctgggagggggtCCCGGCACCCCCGAGCCGACCCCCGCCCATCCTGTGGCCACGCCCCCTCAGTGCACAGGCCCCGCCCCCCCGACACTCACCCTTGGACCGTGCCATCGTCCCGGTGTGTTTGTCCCCACGATGCGCTGTCCCCGCAAGGCCCTGCCCCAGTCAGGTCCTGTCCCCGTGGCGCCCTGTCCCCCACAATCCTGCGTCCCTGATGCGCCACAACACTGTCCCCTCCACACCCTGTCCCCACCATGCTCCGTCACAGGGACACTTCGTCCTCACGGGACCCTGTCCCCGCGGTGCTccatctccagcacagcctgtccccatccctgggacacTTCGTCCTCACGGGaccctgtccccagggtgcTCCACCCCCAGCACACCCTGTCCCCATGGTGCTCCATCGCCACCCTGTCCCCGTGGCACCCTGTCCCCACGACGCTCGCTCCCTGCTGCACCCCACCACCACAACACTCcgtccccagctctgtccccatcTTGTCCCCACGCAGGTCCATCCCCACACCCTCTGCCCCCGGGACACCGCGCCACGTCCGTCCCCACGGCTCCGCGGTGGGCGCAGGCTCCTGCTCCTCGCCGGTGCCCGCTGGCGGGGGGCGAGCGCTTCTTCCCTCAACCTGCTGCTATTTTTACTCCCTCTGCGGGAGGATTCGCTGCTGCGCGGAGCTGCAGCCCCCGCGGCACCGCGGCACGGGCACGGGGACGGGCACGGCACGGGGACGGGCACGGCACGGGGTGCCCACGGTGCCGTCCCGGCGACGAACGGGGCCATGTGTGCCACACGTGTGCCTGGAAGGTGCCCCCGTGTTCCGGGCCCGGTGTGGCCCCCCCGTGCCACGCTGCAGGTGCCACCCGCGGGTGACGGTGCGTGGGCGCGGGCGCGGGCGGCGCGTGCCGATCCCGGGGGGCTGCGGGTGCTGGCGCTGCCGCAGCGCAGCGAGGGGAGGGGGCCCGGCCACCCCCTCACACGGCGTCTTCGTGGGTGGGAGAAGCGGGAACAGCAGCGGGATGGAGCCCGGGAACCTGTTGCCATAACGACTCCGGTCCCGGGATGGGGACGATGCTCAGAACCTGGCACGGGATCACCCGGCACAGGGTGACCGAGGGACCCCTCACTTTGTCCCCAGAGTTTGGTCTCCGTGAGGACACTGGGCTCTGACGGAGCCTGTCCCTGATTTGTCCCCACCTGAGTGGTCACTGCCACAGGTATAAGTTTGTCACCAAGAGCTAGGTTTTGTCACCCAGAGCCCGGCTTTGTCACACAGAGCCAAGATTTGTCACGCAGACCCAAGATTTGTCACCCAGAGCTGGACTTTGTCACCTAGAGCTGGGCTTTGCCACTCAGAGCCGAGATTTGCCACCCAGAGCCGAGATTTGCCACCCAGAGCCAAGATTAGTCACCCAGAGCCGGGCTGTGCCGTGTTTTGCCGAGCTTTGCCGCGTGGTGCCGGGCGGGCGGGAGGCTGGTCCATGGCTCGGTGCCACTCGGGTAAATATTTTGCTGGAGCGGTGGCTGCTGGCCCACGGCCACCCGCAGCCGTTGGAGCACCGGGAGATCCGGGGGACGGAGCCAGTTCCCAGCTCCCCCTTCCTCGTTCCTGCTCAGAGGCGGCTTCCACCGACACCGCCCCGGGACATCCCAGGAGGGGACGAGCCAGCGCTCCGGCTGCTGGCGACCCCGCTGTCCCCCTGCCTGGGGACCCCCTGGCTGTGGCCCTTCAGTGGGGCAGGAGAGGTGCCCTCGATGTCCCCCgctccctgcctgggctgtgcagccctggtgCCCAGCGTTGCCCTGGGGGATGAGCCCCCGCTTCCCCAGGGGAACATTTTGTGTCCCGTGGGGTTTTCTATGGGGAAAATCTCCAAAAGCTGGGGAAGAGCCAGGGCAGGTGGGCACAACCCTGGCTGAAGACACAGCCCCCCTACCCCCGACATcccgggggctgcaggggagggtggggggaCCCCCAGCACACAGGCGATGGGATGTTTTGGGAGTCCCATGTCCCCACCGATGTCCCCTGCACAGATCCCCAGAGTGGTGTCCCCGTCCCGTGTGGCATAGAGTAGCCGGGTGAGGAGAATTTTGCCGCTGCCCACACAGGGGTGGGAGCGGCTGTCCCCCCCGTCCCCTCTCCCCCACCTCTGGGGAGACTCGGGCAtaagggacagggacacacatgGAGCCACCcgtccctgtcccatcccaacCGGCCACCGCAGGCGGGGTCCCCCATGGCAGGGAAGGGGTTAAGGACCCCCCATAGGTTGGCTGAACCCCCTGGGGGGCTCCCCAAGGGCTCATTACCGCGGCCTCAGCCCCCCTGCCCGGGGAGGGGGGGATGAATAATTCAGCGCCTGGTAGGAAGACGtgtcctccctccctctccttcctcctcctcctcctcctcctcaccggctctgccttccccaccTCCCGCCACTCTCATTCCTCGCCGTACCGAGCCCCGGGTGCCACCGAACTCCGCTCGGTACCGGTGCCAGAGACCCCCCCCGGCTCCGGTGACTCCCGGCCAAGGCCATGGACCCCAAGGAGCGCAAGAAGATCCAGTTCTCCGTGCCGGCCCCCCCCAGCAACCTGGACCCCCGCGCCGTGGAGATGGTGAGGGCGGGGAGCGGGGACACCCCGGGGGTCCCTCCTCTCGGCCAGGGCCAAGCGCTGCCGGTGACCTCCGGGCACGGAGGGACCCCCGGGATGACCGTGTGGGACGGGAGGGGGACGCGGGAGAGCCGCAGGAGGGAGGCGGGGAAGGACGGGGACACTGGGGACGGGATGGGGACAGAGCGGGAcaggagggaggggatgggacAAGGGGGATCTGAGGCGACAAGAGGGACGGGATGGGAGCGGGAGAGCAGGACGAGAGGGATcggaggggacagaggggacaagGCAGGGGATGGGACAAGGGGGATCGGAGGGGACAAGAGGGACGGGATGGGAGCGGGAGAGCAGGACGAGAGGGATcggaggggacagaggggacaagGCAGGGGATGGAAGGGACAGAGGGGACGGGGGGGATGCGTTGGGACAGATGGGATGGGACAAGGGGGAGgtgggaggggacagagggagggaggggatggatCCGGGAGGAGATCGGAAgggacaggggggacagcagggagaggatggGACCGGCAGGGCGAGGGGGATCGGAGAGGGCAGGGCATGGGACGGGAGGGACAGACCGGACGGGACTGCGTGGGGGACACCGAAAGGGACGGGAGGTGGGAGAGAGGGGGACAGACGAGAGAGCTCCAAGGTCCCCGTGGAAGCTGCGTCCCGAGCAGGAAGAGTTGTGCcgggggacaggacagggacagggacagggacagggatggcacaggagagcagggaagggatgagaGAGAGGGCACAGGAGGAAGACAGGGTTGGGATGAAGGGGACGGGACACGCTGGGAGTCGGTGCAGCCACCCCCACGCGTTGTCCCTGATCCGAGGGGACGTCCCCAGCACACGCCGGACCCAGAGCCCCCGGGAGGAGCTGGTCTGGGGCTCTCATGGGGCTGGGACGCACTGAGGACACCCCGGGGACCCCGCGCCGGGTGGGCTCGTGGCCCTGCACCCACAGGCGCACACACGCTCACACACGTGCAGACACCTGTCCCTGGGGcgcagggcaggggacagggggacCCGGGGCGTCCCCAGCCGGTGACACCCCGCTGTGCCCCAGATCCGCCGGCGGAGGCCCACGCCGGCCATGCTCTTCCAGCTCTCCGAACACTCCTCACCAGGTGAGCGGGGTACGGGCGGGACACGGGGCAGGGGATGTCCGGTCCAGGGACGGGGGGCGgtggcagggatgggacatggTGTCTGTCACACACGGTGTGGCATGTCTGGGATGGGACATGGTGTCTGTCACACACGGTGTGGCATGTCTGGGATGGGACACGGTGTCTGTCACACGGTGTGGCATGTCTGGGACACGGTGGCAGGGAGGGGACGTGGTGGGGGGTGGGATGTAGTGTCACCTGTGGAATGGGATATCTGGGAAGCAAGACGGTGGCAGGGAGGGGACGGGGTGCCACATAAGGAAGGGGATGGCAGGGAGGGGACGCGGGTCTCCGGCGGGTAGGGAAACTCCTGGAGGGGGGTCCGAGGGTGGGCAGGGCCCTGTTCAGCTCCGCTCGGTGCCGGTGTCCCGCTCACCCCTCTCTCCCCGGCGCCGCTGACACAGAGGACGAGAATCTGCCCTACCAGGTGAGTGGGCGCCGGGACCCCCGCCACAGCCCCGCTCCCCCGTCCCTTGTCCCCCGGGGGGGTTATCGGGGCCCAGCCCCGGCGCCCGGAGCTTATCGGCTCCTTCCCGGCACGGGCACACGGCGCCAGCGCCGGGGACGGGGACACGGGATGGGGACATGGAGCCGAGCCAGGCTGTGGAGTTTGGCCGCGGTGCAAACCAGCGCGTGACCGTGGCGGGGTCAcccccccagtgtccccagtactgtgtccccagtgccacatccccaTGGTGGGGTCCCGAATAGAAGGTCTCCGTAACAGGGTCACCAACAGGCGAACCTCAAAATCACGTCCCCAAGGCAATGTCCCCATAGTGGGGACCCCAATGCCACGTCCTCACGGCAGTGTCCCCACAATGGGGGTCCCCAGCATAGGACCCCCATGACAGGGTCCCCATGGAGGGGTCCTCAGGACGGTGTCCCCAGTACCCCACCCCCAATGCGAGGTCCCCAACGCAGGGTCCCATCATGGTGTCCCCAactccctgtccccactgccacaTCCCCTTAGCAGGATCCTCATTGCTGGGCATGGGGTGGGTGTCAGCCTTCGGTCCCCATCGCGAGAGCCCCATCGCAGCCCCCCACCTCGCCAGGGGGTTCCCGGCTCTCCCGGGGCCGCGGTGACCCCCGTGGGGACACCAGGCCCCCCCATCCCGACACCGCTTCCCCCGCAGCGCTCGGGCGAGGGCTGCCTGCTCAAACCAAAGAGGACCAACCCGTGTGCCTACACCCCGCCCTCGCTCAAAGGTACCGCCCGCGGGGGgcgcggggacagcggggggaCTGGGGGGACACCCCggtgctcccagtgcccccagttcCCCCCTGACACCGGCGTCTCCCCAGCGGTGCAGCGCATCGTGCAGTCCCACCTGGAGAGTGGCATGGGAGGGGGTGACAGCTCCGACGGGGAGCCCGATGACGGCTGCGACCCCGACAGTGCCCTCGAGTCTGGTGAGGGGGACGGGGGACGTGGGGATGGGGCTGCCGGAGCCCTGGGGACGCGGGGACATGGATGTCAGAgcctgggggacacagggacattCTGGAGCCCGAGGGATGCGGGGATGTGGTGATGGGGCTGCTGGAAtctggggatggggacatgGCACTGCCAGTGCCCAGGGGACcgggggacattggggacacaGAGACAAGGATACCGAAGCCCAGGGGATGTGGGGACAAGGGAACAGCGCTTCTGGAGCCCAGAGAACGTGGAGATAGGATTGCTGGAGCTTGGGGGCCGGgggccaggctgctggagcagggactgggGTCGTTATCCCATGTCCTCGGGGACGAGGCGTGTGCCGGGGTTGGCACACGGACTggctgctgccgctgctgcctgtccctgctgccgGTGTTTCTTGTCCCCCCCGCCGGGCCGTGTCCCCGTCCCCCGCGGGGCCGGGTGACGCCAGCCGGACCCCCGGCCGCNNNNNNNNNNNNNNNNNNNNNNNNNNNNNNNNNNNNNNNNNNNNNNNNNNNNNNNNNNNNNNNNNNNNNNNNNNNNNNNNNNNNNNNNNNNNNNNNNNNNNNNNNNNNNNNNNNNNNNNNNNNNNNNNNNNNNNNNNNNNNNNNNNNNNNNNNNNNNNNNNNNNNNNNNNNNNNNNNNNNNNNNNNNNNNNNNNNNNNNNNNNNNNNNNNNNNNNNNNNNNNNNNNNNNNNNNNNNNNNNNNNNNNNNNNNNNNNNNNNNNNNNNNNNNNNNNNNNNNNNNNNNNNNNNNNNNNNNNNNNNNNNNNNNNNNNNNNNNNNNNNNNNNNNNNNNNNNNNNNNNNNNNNNNNNNNNNNNNNN contains these protein-coding regions:
- the PPP1R1B gene encoding protein phosphatase 1 regulatory subunit 1B, with amino-acid sequence MDPKERKKIQFSVPAPPSNLDPRAVEMIRRRRPTPAMLFQLSEHSSPEDENLPYQRSGEGCLLKPKRTNPCAYTPPSLKAVQRIVQSHLESGMGGGDSSDGEPDDGCDPDSALESGEGDGGRGDGAAGALGTRGHGCQSLGDTGTFWSPRDAGMW